Proteins from a genomic interval of Sporolactobacillus sp. Y61:
- a CDS encoding MinD/ParA family protein produces the protein MGTDQAEKLRQLIRKYRKDQYHHADVIAVLSGKGGVGKSVFSTNFSIALGRTGKRVLLIDLDIGMGNIEHMLGHFTLSSVADCIHDHLALHDAIFHGPGNLSFIPGGNSLAELFQIDERNMNIFLNQVDDLKKNYDYIILDFGAGVNQNMLHFLLAAKRMILITTPEPPALADAYSTLKIIGFHYPKMDTSIVINMVDDLSEGKEAWNRISETAERFLHMTIHWLTSLHRDRAVTRSIKEQVPCVVQYPRTRYSIEMKLLAGAFLTQKEGFPKVRQDTTFGERVRIHFRRLRGGKG, from the coding sequence ATGGGAACAGATCAGGCTGAAAAACTGAGACAGCTCATAAGAAAATATCGCAAAGATCAGTATCATCATGCGGATGTAATTGCTGTCCTCAGTGGAAAAGGAGGGGTAGGGAAATCGGTTTTCAGTACGAATTTTTCTATAGCCCTTGGCAGGACGGGGAAAAGAGTACTGCTTATTGACCTGGACATCGGGATGGGTAACATTGAACACATGCTTGGTCACTTCACTTTATCCAGCGTAGCCGACTGCATCCATGACCATCTGGCCCTGCATGACGCCATCTTTCACGGACCCGGCAACCTTTCTTTCATCCCCGGAGGAAACAGCCTTGCTGAATTGTTCCAAATTGATGAGAGAAACATGAACATTTTTCTGAATCAGGTTGATGATCTGAAAAAAAATTATGATTACATTATTCTTGATTTCGGAGCAGGAGTAAATCAGAATATGCTTCACTTTTTGCTTGCTGCAAAACGGATGATCCTGATCACGACTCCGGAACCTCCTGCTCTGGCGGATGCCTACTCCACGTTAAAAATTATAGGCTTTCATTACCCGAAAATGGACACCTCGATCGTAATCAACATGGTTGACGATCTGTCAGAGGGGAAAGAAGCATGGAACAGAATTTCTGAAACCGCTGAACGGTTTTTACACATGACCATACACTGGCTGACTTCGCTGCATCGGGATCGGGCGGTAACCAGGTCGATAAAGGAACAGGTGCCATGTGTTGTTCAATATCCCCGCACCCGTTACAGTATTGAAATGAAACTGCTTGCCGGTGCTTTTCTCACTCAGAAAGAGGGCTTTCCAAAAGTCCGGCAGGATACCACTTTCGGAGAACGTGTCAGAATACACTTCAGAAGATTGCGAGGTGGAAAGGGATGA
- a CDS encoding chemotaxis response regulator protein-glutamate methylesterase, with protein sequence MKPVRVMVVDDSAFMRQTLKMMIEEDPVLQVVTTARDGRDALIKLKRYHPDVVTLDIIMNGEMDGLQTLHHIMKQDPTPVIMVSGASDEHVNYVIEAISSGAFDFINKPSGKQADMESIGAKLQSKIHQAALSRIRLSSADQHITKSEDTNLFFPSPGGNNSPSLIVICTSTGGPKALQTVIPALKKELSVPIIIIQHMPPRFTKTLAERLNSLSEVQVTEAADGEILQNGRVYIAPGGHHLIIKKNPDALCFHLLDTPAVHGVKPAADVTLESLTHIPDLSVLVAVLTGMGKDGASGIMQLKESVQQVYVVAESEETSVVFGMPKAAIKTHLVDEVCGIDHVAASICRQFALKEG encoded by the coding sequence ATGAAGCCTGTCCGTGTGATGGTCGTGGATGACTCAGCCTTTATGAGACAAACGCTGAAAATGATGATTGAAGAAGACCCTGTTTTGCAGGTGGTGACAACAGCAAGAGACGGGCGGGATGCTTTGATAAAACTGAAAAGGTACCATCCGGATGTGGTTACACTGGATATTATTATGAATGGAGAGATGGACGGACTGCAGACGCTTCACCATATCATGAAGCAAGATCCCACTCCTGTGATTATGGTAAGCGGCGCCTCAGATGAACATGTGAATTATGTCATTGAAGCAATCAGCAGCGGCGCCTTTGATTTTATTAATAAGCCTTCAGGGAAACAGGCCGACATGGAATCTATTGGAGCTAAGCTACAGTCAAAGATACACCAGGCTGCTTTATCCAGGATCAGGCTTTCCTCAGCCGATCAGCACATCACAAAGTCTGAGGATACAAATTTATTTTTTCCTTCGCCCGGGGGAAATAACTCTCCTTCGCTCATTGTGATCTGTACATCGACGGGCGGACCCAAAGCCCTTCAGACTGTCATACCGGCTTTAAAAAAAGAACTTTCCGTTCCGATAATTATCATTCAGCATATGCCTCCCCGGTTTACAAAAACGCTGGCCGAACGGCTGAACAGCCTGTCTGAGGTGCAGGTGACCGAAGCTGCTGACGGAGAAATCCTTCAGAATGGCCGGGTTTACATCGCTCCGGGCGGTCATCATTTGATTATTAAAAAAAATCCGGATGCTCTTTGCTTTCATTTGCTGGATACGCCGGCTGTTCATGGCGTCAAACCGGCGGCTGATGTAACCCTTGAGTCCCTGACTCATATCCCGGATCTTTCTGTTCTGGTCGCCGTTCTGACGGGTATGGGTAAAGACGGCGCGAGCGGGATTATGCAATTGAAAGAGTCAGTTCAACAGGTTTACGTCGTCGCTGAATCTGAAGAGACTTCTGTTGTTTTTGGAATGCCGAAAGCGGCAATCAAAACCCATTTGGTAGATGAAGTTTGCGGAATTGATCATGTGGCGGCATCGATATGCCGCCAGTTTGCACTGAAGGAGGGTTAA
- a CDS encoding chemotaxis protein CheA encodes MDMNQYLGIFVDEAREHLQNLNDKLMELEDQPRDPELISSIFRSAHTLKGSSGQMGFGNMMKLTHTMENVFDALRHQKITVSSEMIDRLFEALDTLESMVDSVEQGESDEQDINGVLAKLQDLVQADPAPVSAGNGRQDHMDQSAGHSLPKINFSDYDKTVITQAKDQNMQTFVIEITLRNDCVLKAARALMVSNALEEAGHIIKSEPSTEDIEKEAFDRQFTYVYVSNMSAESIHKKVMNISEIERADIVPVSDRSLESESGEEKADQSAKPAQAKKRASNNRVQGYRQVKPVAKTIRVNLERLDHLLNLFEEMVIDRSRLERIAASMNDPELQESVRTIKTVSDQMQETILNLRMEPVEQVFNRFPRMVRSLAKELNKKVHLVISGSETELDRTMIDELGDPLMHMIRNSMDHGIEHPDERAGKGKNPEGTLSLRAYHSGNHVFIEIEDDGAGINREQVLKKALQKKLISEEAQASMTDKDVYHLLFESGFSTSEKISDISGRGVGLDVVESKIQSMSGSVQVESTEGAGTKFTVRLPLTLSIISAMLVQCGSEVYAIPMTSIKETALSRLVKLQTIRNTQVMSYQNHVMPVIDLSSYLDIPDPPEMRQNSSGSIIVVHHGKKMAGLAVEKILGYQDIVIKPLGKYLENVKGFSGATILGDGKVSLILDCQVIIEGQQKQTKCLRRVD; translated from the coding sequence ATGGATATGAATCAATATTTAGGCATTTTTGTTGATGAAGCCAGGGAACATCTTCAGAACCTGAATGATAAATTGATGGAACTTGAAGATCAGCCCCGGGATCCGGAACTGATCAGCAGCATTTTCAGGTCAGCTCATACACTGAAGGGCAGTTCGGGACAAATGGGTTTTGGAAATATGATGAAGCTGACACATACAATGGAAAATGTGTTTGATGCATTGCGTCATCAGAAAATTACTGTCTCTTCAGAAATGATTGACAGACTCTTTGAAGCCCTGGACACGCTGGAATCCATGGTTGATTCTGTCGAGCAGGGGGAAAGCGATGAGCAGGATATAAACGGCGTTCTTGCTAAACTGCAGGATCTGGTTCAGGCAGATCCGGCTCCGGTTTCAGCAGGCAATGGACGTCAGGATCATATGGATCAATCTGCCGGCCACTCCCTGCCGAAAATAAATTTTTCAGATTATGACAAGACTGTGATTACCCAGGCAAAGGATCAGAATATGCAGACATTCGTCATTGAGATCACGCTGCGAAACGACTGTGTACTCAAAGCTGCCAGAGCGCTGATGGTATCCAATGCACTTGAAGAGGCAGGGCATATCATTAAATCTGAGCCATCAACAGAGGACATAGAAAAAGAAGCATTTGACAGACAGTTTACATATGTTTATGTCAGCAATATGAGTGCTGAGTCCATTCATAAAAAGGTTATGAACATCTCAGAAATTGAACGTGCGGATATTGTTCCTGTTTCAGACCGTTCATTAGAGTCAGAGTCCGGGGAGGAAAAAGCAGATCAATCTGCAAAACCTGCTCAGGCGAAAAAAAGGGCATCAAACAACCGCGTGCAGGGTTATCGACAGGTAAAACCGGTTGCAAAAACAATTCGCGTAAATTTAGAGCGCCTGGATCATTTACTGAATTTATTTGAAGAAATGGTTATTGATCGAAGCCGGCTGGAAAGAATAGCGGCATCAATGAACGATCCGGAACTTCAGGAATCTGTGCGTACGATTAAAACGGTCTCGGATCAAATGCAGGAAACGATTCTGAATCTCAGAATGGAACCGGTCGAACAGGTATTTAATCGTTTCCCGCGGATGGTGCGCAGCCTGGCAAAGGAGCTGAATAAAAAAGTTCATCTCGTCATCAGCGGATCTGAAACGGAACTGGACAGAACGATGATCGATGAACTTGGGGATCCTCTGATGCATATGATCAGAAATTCCATGGATCATGGTATTGAACATCCGGACGAGCGCGCCGGAAAGGGCAAGAATCCTGAAGGGACACTGTCACTCCGGGCCTATCACAGCGGGAATCACGTTTTCATAGAAATAGAGGACGATGGCGCAGGAATCAACAGAGAGCAGGTTCTTAAAAAAGCTCTTCAGAAGAAACTGATTTCTGAAGAAGCCCAGGCATCAATGACTGATAAAGATGTTTATCATCTCCTGTTTGAATCAGGTTTCAGCACTTCCGAAAAAATCTCCGACATTTCGGGAAGAGGTGTCGGACTTGATGTTGTCGAAAGCAAGATTCAGTCAATGAGCGGTTCCGTTCAGGTCGAATCCACCGAAGGGGCGGGTACTAAATTTACAGTCAGACTGCCGCTTACCCTTTCGATAATCAGTGCCATGCTTGTCCAATGCGGAAGTGAAGTTTATGCTATCCCCATGACTTCAATTAAAGAGACGGCGCTGAGCCGTCTGGTGAAGCTGCAGACAATCAGGAATACGCAGGTGATGTCCTATCAAAATCATGTCATGCCGGTGATCGATCTTTCCAGTTATCTCGACATACCGGATCCCCCTGAAATGCGGCAGAACAGCTCTGGATCAATCATTGTTGTTCATCACGGAAAGAAAATGGCGGGACTTGCTGTTGAAAAAATACTGGGTTATCAGGATATCGTGATTAAACCGCTTGGAAAATACCTGGAAAATGTTAAAGGATTCTCTGGTGCAACCATTCTTGGAGATGGGAAAGTGTCGCTCATTCTTGATTGCCAGGTCATCATTGAGGGACAGCAGAAACAAACAAAATGTCTGAGGAGGGTTGACTGA
- a CDS encoding chemotaxis protein CheW translates to MATGEEMTKVVLFDLDHETYGVPVEQVLSIEPFQTVTRVPHAADFVSGVMNLRGAIIPVIDIRRRLNMGHAAVTKESRVIVVEEGDVQAGLLVDMAREVADIPAGGIEKTPDIVGGPEARFISGVAKISQDRLLVLLNLEQVLNDREIEDLKNIER, encoded by the coding sequence ATGGCAACAGGCGAAGAAATGACGAAGGTTGTTCTTTTTGATTTAGATCATGAAACATACGGTGTCCCTGTAGAACAGGTGCTGTCTATTGAACCGTTTCAGACGGTCACACGCGTCCCGCACGCCGCAGATTTTGTCAGCGGAGTGATGAACCTTCGCGGTGCCATTATACCTGTTATCGATATACGCAGAAGATTGAACATGGGCCATGCCGCTGTAACAAAAGAAAGCCGTGTCATTGTTGTTGAAGAAGGAGACGTTCAGGCTGGTCTCCTTGTTGATATGGCAAGGGAAGTTGCGGATATTCCGGCAGGCGGTATTGAGAAGACACCGGACATCGTTGGCGGACCTGAGGCGCGTTTTATCAGCGGTGTCGCAAAAATCAGTCAGGACCGGCTGCTCGTTCTGTTAAATCTGGAACAGGTTCTAAATGACAGGGAAATTGAGGATTTGAAAAATATTGAAAGGTAG
- a CDS encoding chemotaxis protein CheC, producing MMYRLTDLQSEHLDLLKEAGNVGAAHAATSLSVLLNRRINMNVPSVQVIPLNEITCKETEKYVAATLININGDLKGCFFMIVEVDSANQLIQSFLPGGSVTDEDIGKSAFCELSNILCGSYLTALSSFLQIRMTQSPPALAVDMAGAILGEGMIELSRCDDYVLLIDTVLVDGSRQKNLEGEFLFLPFPDSVDRLFTLTEGKFFR from the coding sequence ATGATGTACCGATTAACCGATTTGCAGTCGGAGCATCTGGATCTGCTGAAAGAAGCAGGCAATGTCGGTGCTGCACATGCTGCGACATCCCTGTCTGTTCTGCTGAACCGGCGGATTAATATGAATGTTCCTTCTGTTCAGGTCATTCCGCTAAATGAAATCACCTGTAAAGAGACGGAAAAATATGTCGCTGCAACCCTTATCAATATTAATGGAGATCTGAAAGGCTGCTTCTTCATGATCGTCGAAGTGGATTCGGCAAATCAGTTAATCCAGTCATTTCTGCCCGGGGGATCTGTGACCGATGAGGACATAGGCAAATCGGCATTCTGTGAGCTGAGCAACATTCTTTGTGGTTCCTATTTAACCGCACTCTCTTCGTTTCTTCAAATCCGAATGACCCAGTCACCTCCGGCTTTGGCAGTGGATATGGCGGGCGCTATTCTGGGTGAAGGGATGATTGAGCTGTCCCGCTGTGATGATTATGTACTCCTGATCGATACTGTATTAGTTGATGGCAGCAGGCAAAAAAATCTGGAGGGAGAATTCCTTTTTCTCCCCTTTCCCGATTCGGTAGATCGGCTCTTTACGTTGACAGAAGGGAAGTTTTTCAGGTGA
- a CDS encoding chemotaxis protein CheD — MSEIRYVRKPEKMKTMGLGSCVGVVVYHQSSGIAGMAHIMLPDSALSRVRPFSPGKYADTAVPELIHVLSDLHGLPLNGLKAKMAGGAEMFKSFSNAQAGSIGKRNVDAVHRQLNQFGIPVVAEDTGDSYGRTIEFDPESGTLMIQTILHGKLLI; from the coding sequence ATGTCGGAAATCAGGTACGTAAGGAAACCTGAAAAGATGAAAACGATGGGCCTGGGTTCCTGTGTCGGGGTCGTTGTTTATCATCAGTCATCTGGAATTGCAGGTATGGCTCATATTATGCTTCCCGATTCCGCTCTGTCCCGGGTCAGGCCTTTTTCACCGGGAAAGTATGCAGATACTGCAGTTCCCGAATTAATTCATGTCCTGTCAGATCTCCATGGTCTCCCGCTTAACGGGTTGAAAGCCAAAATGGCGGGAGGGGCGGAAATGTTCAAATCGTTCTCGAATGCTCAAGCAGGCAGTATCGGGAAAAGGAATGTTGATGCCGTCCACAGACAGCTGAACCAGTTTGGCATTCCCGTCGTAGCCGAAGATACGGGGGACAGCTATGGGCGGACCATTGAGTTTGACCCGGAGTCCGGTACCTTGATGATTCAGACCATACTTCATGGCAAACTGCTCATTTAG
- a CDS encoding FliA/WhiG family RNA polymerase sigma factor gives MAKSESQEQEYWRLWTQSHTEDAANALIQMYMPLVQYHVRRISASLPKNIDRGELKSYGLLGLYDALKKFDRHRDLKFDTYASFRIRGAILDGLRKEDWMPRSVREKSKRIERAAEQIEQEKKRSASLEEVAEACGMTDQEVSQIISEGLFSNLLSLDDVFPAGSSDHAPATFEDTAAVLPDQHVLDEENKQRLAEEIDKLNEKERLVVSLFYYDGLTLTEIGKVLSLSTSRISQIHSKALFKLRQFLVTKENERL, from the coding sequence ATGGCAAAATCAGAATCACAAGAGCAGGAGTACTGGAGACTCTGGACTCAGTCCCATACTGAGGATGCAGCTAATGCCCTGATCCAGATGTATATGCCTCTTGTGCAGTATCATGTCCGGCGGATCAGTGCCAGTTTACCTAAAAATATTGATCGCGGGGAATTAAAAAGTTATGGTCTGCTCGGGCTTTATGATGCTTTGAAGAAGTTTGACCGTCATCGGGATCTGAAGTTTGATACTTACGCTTCTTTTCGCATCAGGGGAGCCATTCTTGATGGTTTGCGCAAAGAGGATTGGATGCCGCGATCCGTTCGTGAAAAAAGTAAGAGGATCGAACGGGCTGCTGAGCAAATAGAGCAGGAAAAGAAACGTTCCGCCTCTCTTGAGGAAGTAGCCGAAGCCTGCGGCATGACTGATCAGGAAGTGTCTCAGATCATTTCAGAAGGACTGTTCTCAAATCTTTTATCGCTGGACGATGTTTTTCCGGCAGGAAGTTCTGATCATGCACCTGCCACATTCGAGGACACGGCTGCCGTATTACCGGATCAGCACGTACTTGATGAAGAAAACAAACAGAGGCTGGCCGAAGAAATAGACAAATTAAATGAGAAAGAAAGACTGGTCGTCTCATTATTCTATTATGACGGACTGACCTTAACGGAAATCGGCAAGGTATTAAGTCTGTCAACATCCCGGATTTCTCAGATTCACAGCAAAGCACTGTTTAAACTGCGGCAGTTTCTTGTGACAAAAGAAAATGAACGGTTATAA
- the rpsB gene encoding 30S ribosomal protein S2 — protein sequence MSVITMKQLLESGVHFGHQTRRWNPKMKPYIFTERNGIYIIDLQKTVKKVEEAYQYVRDIAAEGGKILFVGTKKQAQDSVKAEAERSGQFYVNQRWLGGTLTNFETIRKRIKHLKDLEKMQEDGTFDVLPKKEVVGLKKEMAKLEKFLGGIKDMESLPQALFVIDPRKERIAIAEARKLHIPIIAIVDTNCDPDEIDVIIPGNDDAIRAVKLLTGKMADAVLEANQGEENSDAAEEMAETKNSANEEPVKAE from the coding sequence ATGTCAGTTATTACTATGAAGCAGCTTCTGGAATCCGGTGTTCATTTCGGACATCAGACCCGTCGCTGGAATCCAAAAATGAAACCCTATATCTTTACGGAGAGAAACGGTATTTACATCATCGATCTCCAGAAAACGGTGAAAAAAGTCGAAGAAGCCTACCAGTATGTCAGAGACATTGCTGCTGAAGGTGGAAAAATTCTGTTTGTAGGAACGAAGAAGCAGGCACAGGATTCTGTTAAAGCTGAAGCTGAACGTTCAGGACAGTTTTATGTCAATCAGCGCTGGCTTGGCGGAACGCTGACCAATTTTGAAACCATACGTAAGAGAATCAAACATTTGAAAGACCTTGAAAAGATGCAGGAAGACGGGACCTTTGATGTTTTGCCGAAAAAGGAAGTTGTCGGCCTGAAGAAGGAAATGGCGAAACTGGAGAAATTTCTTGGTGGCATCAAAGACATGGAAAGCCTGCCTCAGGCTCTGTTTGTTATTGATCCACGTAAAGAAAGAATTGCTATTGCTGAAGCACGTAAACTTCATATCCCGATTATCGCTATCGTAGATACAAACTGCGATCCTGATGAAATAGATGTCATTATTCCGGGAAATGATGATGCCATTCGCGCTGTAAAGCTTTTGACCGGAAAAATGGCAGATGCCGTTCTGGAAGCGAATCAGGGAGAAGAAAACAGCGACGCCGCAGAAGAAATGGCTGAAACGAAGAATTCAGCAAACGAAGAACCCGTTAAAGCTGAATAA
- the tsf gene encoding translation elongation factor Ts, with translation MSGGCVVTAINAKLVKELRDLTGAGIMDCKRALTETDGDIKKAIDVLREKGIAKAAKKSGRVAAEGLTEIKVEGNKAVALEVNSETDFVAKNNEFKQLLDKLAGHLLKEEPADVEEALGQKLAGTEGTVADYITSAIAKIGEKIALRRFKVIHKKDTDIFGAYLHMGGRIAALVSLTGENESVAKDVAMHIAAIKPQYLTEKEIPDHIVTHEKEVLKQEALGEGKPENIVEKMVTGRLKKFFKEICLVDQPFVKDGDITVKEFLKQNHAEVNAFVRYEVGEGIEKKAENFADEVKAQMKQ, from the coding sequence ATGTCAGGAGGATGTGTAGTGACAGCAATCAATGCAAAACTTGTTAAAGAGCTTCGTGATCTTACCGGTGCAGGTATTATGGATTGCAAGCGCGCACTGACGGAAACAGACGGGGATATTAAGAAAGCAATCGATGTCCTTCGTGAAAAAGGAATTGCGAAGGCAGCCAAAAAGTCGGGCCGTGTTGCCGCTGAAGGCTTGACTGAAATTAAAGTTGAAGGAAATAAAGCTGTGGCACTGGAAGTCAATTCTGAAACGGACTTTGTGGCAAAAAATAATGAATTTAAACAGTTGCTGGATAAGCTTGCCGGACACCTTCTGAAGGAAGAGCCGGCTGACGTTGAGGAAGCACTGGGCCAGAAACTGGCGGGTACAGAGGGTACTGTCGCCGATTATATTACATCGGCTATTGCCAAAATTGGTGAAAAAATTGCCCTGCGCCGTTTCAAAGTGATTCACAAAAAGGATACGGATATATTTGGTGCGTATCTGCATATGGGTGGGCGGATTGCCGCTCTTGTCAGTCTGACCGGAGAAAATGAATCGGTGGCAAAGGATGTGGCGATGCACATAGCAGCCATTAAACCTCAATATCTCACGGAGAAGGAAATTCCCGATCATATTGTCACACATGAAAAAGAAGTCCTGAAACAGGAAGCGCTGGGTGAAGGAAAGCCGGAAAACATCGTTGAAAAAATGGTTACAGGACGGCTGAAAAAGTTCTTTAAGGAAATTTGCCTCGTTGATCAGCCTTTCGTTAAGGACGGAGATATTACAGTAAAGGAATTTCTGAAACAGAATCATGCAGAGGTAAACGCTTTTGTCCGGTATGAAGTAGGCGAGGGAATTGAGAAGAAAGCAGAAAATTTTGCTGATGAAGTCAAAGCACAAATGAAGCAATAA
- the pyrH gene encoding UMP kinase produces MTEKAKYKRVILKLSGEALAGSSGFGIDPKVIRSITKQVKEVVELNVEVAIVVGAGNIWRGKNGSEMGMDRAQADYMGMLATVLNALALQDSLESLGVGTRVQTSIEMRQVAEPYIRRKAIRHLEKGRVVIFAAGTGNPYFSTDTTAALRAAEIEADVILMAKNDVDGVYSADPKVDKSAKKYKEISYLRVLNDGLQVMDSTASSLSMDNNIPLVVFSLGQEGNIKRAVLGEDIGTVVKGR; encoded by the coding sequence ATGACCGAGAAAGCCAAATATAAACGGGTGATCTTGAAATTAAGCGGAGAGGCATTGGCCGGATCGAGTGGCTTCGGCATTGATCCGAAGGTGATCCGCTCGATTACGAAGCAGGTGAAAGAGGTTGTAGAGCTGAACGTGGAGGTAGCGATCGTTGTCGGAGCCGGAAATATCTGGCGTGGGAAAAACGGGAGCGAAATGGGCATGGATCGTGCTCAGGCTGATTATATGGGCATGCTGGCAACCGTTCTTAATGCGCTTGCACTTCAGGACAGTCTCGAAAGTTTGGGTGTTGGAACACGTGTCCAGACTTCGATAGAGATGCGTCAGGTCGCTGAGCCCTATATTCGCCGGAAGGCTATCCGTCACCTTGAAAAGGGCAGAGTTGTCATTTTTGCAGCCGGAACCGGTAATCCATATTTCTCGACAGACACAACAGCAGCACTGAGGGCTGCTGAGATTGAGGCAGATGTGATATTAATGGCTAAAAACGATGTGGATGGGGTTTATTCGGCTGATCCTAAAGTAGATAAATCCGCAAAAAAATATAAGGAAATTTCCTATCTCAGAGTCCTTAATGATGGCCTGCAGGTTATGGATTCTACAGCTTCGTCTTTAAGCATGGATAATAACATCCCATTAGTTGTATTCTCACTCGGGCAAGAAGGAAATATTAAACGAGCCGTTCTTGGTGAAGATATCGGCACAGTCGTAAAGGGGAGATAA
- the frr gene encoding ribosome recycling factor, whose protein sequence is MAQKDVLNEAEEKMEKTVKAFRRELVTIRAGRANPSILNKVTVEYYGVETPLKQIASISAPEARLLVIQPYDRSSIANIERGILKSDLGITPVNDGAVIRIQIPALTEERRAELVKLVGKFAEEAKVAVRNVRREANDQVRKMEKNNELTKDDVRAAEEDIQKMTDKTIEKIDQITADKEKEMKAI, encoded by the coding sequence ATGGCTCAAAAAGATGTGCTCAATGAAGCAGAAGAAAAGATGGAAAAAACAGTGAAGGCGTTTCGGCGTGAACTGGTAACAATCCGGGCCGGCCGCGCAAATCCTTCCATTTTGAACAAAGTCACGGTAGAATATTATGGAGTTGAAACACCATTAAAGCAGATTGCTTCCATCTCTGCTCCGGAAGCCCGTCTTTTGGTGATTCAGCCCTATGATCGTTCATCTATTGCGAATATCGAACGTGGTATCCTTAAATCAGACCTGGGCATCACTCCAGTGAATGATGGAGCTGTTATCCGGATTCAGATCCCGGCACTGACTGAGGAAAGACGGGCAGAACTTGTAAAACTTGTCGGGAAATTTGCCGAAGAAGCCAAAGTCGCCGTTCGAAATGTCCGTCGCGAAGCCAATGACCAGGTCAGGAAAATGGAAAAAAATAATGAACTGACGAAAGACGATGTCAGAGCTGCCGAAGAAGACATTCAGAAAATGACCGATAAAACGATTGAAAAGATTGATCAGATAACCGCTGACAAAGAAAAAGAAATGAAGGCTATTTAA
- a CDS encoding isoprenyl transferase, translating to MAEYHKQLSSDAQKIPEHVAIIMDGNGRWAQKRSLPRVSGHREALKTIKRVTLEAQRLGVKVLTLYAFSTENWKRPKSEVDFLMKLPQQFLNTYLVELIENNVQIRVMGDMTRIPQYTMRAVSQAVEQTKSNTGLILNFALNYGSHSEIVSAVKKMVQDVQARKLDPESIDEDLLADYMLSPALPDPDLLIRTGGELRLSNFMLWQLAYTELYFTDTFWPDFNEEDLRKAVREFACRQRRFGGLNGKGGDNK from the coding sequence ATGGCGGAATACCATAAGCAGCTTTCATCGGATGCGCAGAAAATTCCTGAACATGTGGCCATCATTATGGATGGAAATGGACGCTGGGCGCAAAAACGCAGTCTTCCGCGGGTCTCCGGACACAGAGAGGCATTAAAAACCATAAAAAGAGTGACTCTGGAAGCACAACGGCTCGGTGTCAAGGTACTGACCTTATACGCTTTTTCGACAGAAAACTGGAAAAGGCCGAAATCAGAAGTTGACTTTTTGATGAAACTGCCTCAGCAATTTCTAAATACTTATCTGGTCGAACTGATTGAAAATAATGTCCAGATTCGCGTGATGGGGGACATGACCCGGATCCCGCAGTATACGATGCGTGCTGTTTCTCAGGCTGTTGAACAGACAAAATCAAATACAGGACTGATTCTGAACTTTGCTTTGAATTACGGAAGCCACTCTGAGATTGTCTCAGCTGTAAAAAAAATGGTTCAGGACGTGCAGGCCCGAAAACTGGATCCTGAGTCGATCGATGAAGACCTGTTAGCTGATTACATGCTCAGCCCGGCTCTCCCGGATCCGGATTTGCTGATACGTACGGGCGGAGAATTACGTCTCAGTAATTTTATGCTCTGGCAGCTTGCGTATACGGAACTGTATTTCACAGACACGTTCTGGCCGGATTTCAACGAAGAAGATTTACGTAAGGCGGTCCGTGAATTTGCCTGCAGACAGCGTAGATTCGGTGGCCTTAACGGAAAGGGTGGAGATAATAAATGA